From the Sulfuriferula nivalis genome, the window TATCCTCTGCAAATGGATGTGACTTATACAAAGTATTCAGTGCCTGTTGCGCATCATTGTTCAAATCTTCTGCTGTCGCTGCACTGGCAACATTACTCATCGTACCCAGCGTGAATGCTGTCGCGGTAACGAGTAGCAAATTAGTAAAACTACGTCGTGTAATCATGGTGTATCTCCTAATATAACAAATGGTCACCTCGACCTGATTGGCACTATGCCTGGCTGTTTGCAAAAACAGCCACTTCGGCCACTGTGCCGACCGAAGCAATCACAATTGAAACACTGAATGTTCCGCCTGTTGAGAAAGGAGATTACGCTTATCAATACACCACATCTGTGCGCCAGCACACATAGCAAACAATACTCACACTGGCTTTAACTCACATCGGCGTATGGATGCCGCCCCCATACACTCAGTCACATTTCTGCCTATACCACGATACCCAGTAAAGCGCCCTGATGCATCAAACACAGGCTCGCCACTCACTTGAAAATACTGATATTCACCATCCACACTTTGACGACGAAAAAGCAGATCGAGAAATGGACGGCGTGCAGCAATATTTGCCCTTAATATCACTAGCTCGCTCTCATTTTTTTGAGATAACACAGCATCATCAGGTGCATCTTCAGCAGGTATGCCAAGCATCTCCAGCACCGCACCATGCGTCCTGGTATAGTTCCCGACTGCGTCCTGCTCCCAATACCAGTCGGAAGATAATTCCGCCAAACAACGAAAACGCGCTTCACTTTCCCGCAATTCAGCTGTACGTTCTTGCACCATCTGTTCCAGTATCTGATTGTGTTGTTCAAGTTGCTTATACAACAATCGCACTTCCAGCATATTGTGGATACGCGTCTTGAGTTCAACCAGATCAAACGGTTTTGACACAAAATCTTTCGCTCCGCTAGCCAGCGCACGCAGCTTATGACCAGGCTGGGCGGTAATCACTAGTATAGGAACATAACTGTCAATTTCAAGTTGCTGTAGCGCTTCCATCACCTGAAAACCATCCATGCCAGGCATCTGCAGATCCAGCAGAAGCAAGTCAAAATGATGTTCACTATGCAATGCACATACCGCAAAAGGATCAGTGGTTGACGTGAAATTGCTATAACCAGCTTCCGTCAACATTTGCTCAAGCAAATCAATGTTGGCCTGCTGATCATCTACAATCAGAATATTGGCATTCAGAATATCAGTAGTATTAATCATCAAAGTGCTTCCTAGTTAACTGCATGTTCTGCCCCTGTCTCCGCGAATTCCAGCGCCACATCAAGTGTTTCCATAAATTCGTTGATCCTGATCGGCTTGGTAAGATAGCGGAAAAATCCAGCATTCAAGCCTCTTTGTATATCATGCGGCATGGCATTAGCACTGATAGCCATTACCGGAATATGTGCCGTAACAGGATCTTCAAGCAACATTTTAAGCGCCTGAATACCGCTAATACCTGGCAGATTGATATCCATCAAAATCACGTCTGGCTGGTGTATGCGAGCCAACATAATACCGCGCGTGCCATCTACCGCGCTTAACAGGCGCATATTGTCGCGACGGTCTACCAGCTGTTTCACCAGCTGCATATTTGCCTTATTGTCTTCTATATACAATAACGTACTCAACTTGGTGCCATGAGGAATTGGGCATTGCGGCAAATCATGGGGATAGTTCATGCTAGTGAGCAAACTCATAGGCGATGCGACTTTCAGCTCTATCCAGAACACACTCCCTACACCGACAGTGCTTTCCACCCCCATCTCACCCGCCATCAGTTCAACCAGACGCTTACTCACCACCAGACCGATGCCAGTCCCCTCTTCAGCACCCGCCTCTTGCCCGAGACGATTAAATGGCTGGAATAGTTGCGCGAGCTTCTCAGCAGACAATCCCTCGCCAGTATCTCGCACACTGATGCGTATGTGCTCAGGTGCTTTGACGCTACAAGTGACCTCAACCAATCCACCTGCGCAATTATATTTAATTGCATTGGTCAGCAGATTAACCAGCACCTGCTTGACCCGTGTTCTATCGGCATAAGCAAAATACGCGTCATCAACCTTGGGGAAACTCATGTGTATGCCACTTTTTAGCGCTTGTGGCTCTATCATTGCCTGGCAGTCCAGCAGTACTTCGGACAACGACATGGGTTCAAGCGACAGCGACAACTTGCCAGACTCAATCAAGGCAAGATCAAGAATCTCATTTATCAGCTCGAGCAGATACCAGCCAGCCTGAAGAATCTGGTTAATGTTGGCTTTCTGCATAGGAGTGGGCAATGGCGTGCCCAATTCCATTAACTGAGCAAAACCCAGTATCGCATTAAGCGGCGAGCGTAATTCATGACTCATACTGGAAAGAAATTCGGATTTTGCCAGATTAGCCTTTTCCGCGGCAGCTTTGGCATATGTCAGCTCGGTCTCTACTTGCTTGCGCACCGAGTTATCGGCACCGATCAGCAAATAGCCGATGATGTCATCATAATCATCACGCAATGCTGTGATCGACACGATGGCCGGGAAACGGCTGCCATCCTTACAGATGTAGGTCAGATCATAGCTGTCTTCGATACCACGGGAGGCTTTGTATGCCAGGGCTTCAAAGCCCGGCGTAATTGTCGTAGATAACTCTTTGCTCAACGCCTGTACACGCGCCATAACTTCTTCCGGGTCATGTATATCGCTAGGGTTAATCTTGTTCACAACCTCTGCGGCCATATAGCCGAGCATGCGTTCTGCACCGATATTAAATAGCTGGATTATGCCTTTTTCATCCGTGGCAATAATCGAGAAATTAGCACTATTGAGAATTGCGCTCTGCAAGGCACCTGTTTTCAGCAGTGCTTGCTGACGCTGGCCCTCCACAGCATTCACTGCGGAATCGGTAATATCGGTATCGTAAATTTTAATTGGCATGATATTCCTATGTTATTGCGCTAGAGGGGCTGACAATAAGTATTGCTGCAGCGTACAACTGTAATTTCCAGCTTAACGTACACATACATCACTCAATAATCGGTTGAATTCAGTTTTAACGACGGCATAACATTCACATACACGGGATTCCAGACCTGATCTATCGAGTACCGTAATATGACCACGACGGTAACTAATACAACCAGCCTGTTGCAAATGGCCGGCGGCTTCGGTAATCCCTTCGCGACGTACGCCTATCATGCTGGCTATCAGTTCCTGCGTCATCGTCAGCTCGTTACTTGGCAGCCGATCCAGTGTTAATAACAGCC encodes:
- a CDS encoding PAS domain-containing hybrid sensor histidine kinase/response regulator — encoded protein: MPIKIYDTDITDSAVNAVEGQRQQALLKTGALQSAILNSANFSIIATDEKGIIQLFNIGAERMLGYMAAEVVNKINPSDIHDPEEVMARVQALSKELSTTITPGFEALAYKASRGIEDSYDLTYICKDGSRFPAIVSITALRDDYDDIIGYLLIGADNSVRKQVETELTYAKAAAEKANLAKSEFLSSMSHELRSPLNAILGFAQLMELGTPLPTPMQKANINQILQAGWYLLELINEILDLALIESGKLSLSLEPMSLSEVLLDCQAMIEPQALKSGIHMSFPKVDDAYFAYADRTRVKQVLVNLLTNAIKYNCAGGLVEVTCSVKAPEHIRISVRDTGEGLSAEKLAQLFQPFNRLGQEAGAEEGTGIGLVVSKRLVELMAGEMGVESTVGVGSVFWIELKVASPMSLLTSMNYPHDLPQCPIPHGTKLSTLLYIEDNKANMQLVKQLVDRRDNMRLLSAVDGTRGIMLARIHQPDVILMDINLPGISGIQALKMLLEDPVTAHIPVMAISANAMPHDIQRGLNAGFFRYLTKPIRINEFMETLDVALEFAETGAEHAVN
- a CDS encoding response regulator — its product is MINTTDILNANILIVDDQQANIDLLEQMLTEAGYSNFTSTTDPFAVCALHSEHHFDLLLLDLQMPGMDGFQVMEALQQLEIDSYVPILVITAQPGHKLRALASGAKDFVSKPFDLVELKTRIHNMLEVRLLYKQLEQHNQILEQMVQERTAELRESEARFRCLAELSSDWYWEQDAVGNYTRTHGAVLEMLGIPAEDAPDDAVLSQKNESELVILRANIAARRPFLDLLFRRQSVDGEYQYFQVSGEPVFDASGRFTGYRGIGRNVTECMGAASIRRCELKPV